GCAAACTGTCGGGCAGGGCCCTCCTGCCAGTTCACCTCGACCTGATCAGGCGCCACGTTGGCCAGTGTCTGATACAGCCTGTCGAGCGCCGACTGTGCATCAACAAGGTTGTCTGGCGAATAGTTCTGCAGACTACGGTAGTGGTTTCGCACAATAAAGAAACGTAGCATCTGCGCCTCTCGCGGATTAGGCTCATACTCGGCCCGATCCTGGGACACGTCAAGCGCTGCCACTGTCTGTCGAATGGTTCGGAAGTTGCCCAGAGACTTTGACATCTTCTCCGAATCGACCATCAGCGATCCGCAATGCATCCAGGTATTGGCCAATGCGCCACCAAACGCCCCTTCACTTTGTGCAATCTCGTTCTCATGGTGCGGAAACTTCAGATCAGGTCCGCCACCGTGAATATCAAGAGGCAGTCCGAGCACTGACCTGCTCATTGCCGAACACTCAATATGCCACCCTGGCCGCCCCCAGCCGTAAACAGACGGCCAGCGCGATTCTTCAGGTTCCTCTGGCTTGGCTGACTTCCACAGTACAAAGTCCAGCGGATCCCGCTTGCCCGCAGACACTGCTACGCGCTCGCCCGCTCGCAACTGGTCAAGCGTCTTTCCAGACAGCTTGCCGTAATCTGCAAAGTTACGCACGGCGTAGTTCACATCACCATCTTCGGCTCGATAGGCCAGGCCTCGCTGTTCGAGTCGGTCAATGATGTCGAGCATGTCTGGCACAAATGCAGTTGCCCGAGGCTGATGGTCGGGAGCCTGGACTCCCAGCGCTGCCTCGTCGGCGTGCATGGCATCGATGAAGAAGCGCGTCACGTCTGACAACTTGCGATCAGTCTCGACTGCGCGACGGATGATCTTGTCATCGATGTCCGTGATGTTGCGAACGTAGGTAACCTTGTAACCCAGTACCCGCAGCCAGCGCTGGACCACATCAAAACTGACCAGCATGCGCGCATGTCCCAGATGGCAGAAGTCGTACACCGTCATGCCACACACGTACATTCTCACCTCGCCGTCGCGAGCGGGTTTGAAGGGTCGCTTGTTACGCGACAGGGAGTCATAGATCTGGAGCATCGTTTCCAAGGGTTTGCTGCGCCACGCGACCAGGCCCTGACAGTCTGGAAATCTCTCACCCGGGGTGGCTGGTTATTGTCCAAAGGCTGGCTACAATGAGAGCTCGTCAGTATAACAACGTGGGTCAATCAAACTGATGTCCAGACCATTCGACAAAACTGTCAGATTGTGCAAGTCACCAAGTCACG
This sequence is a window from Orrella marina. Protein-coding genes within it:
- the cysS gene encoding cysteine--tRNA ligase; the encoded protein is MLQIYDSLSRNKRPFKPARDGEVRMYVCGMTVYDFCHLGHARMLVSFDVVQRWLRVLGYKVTYVRNITDIDDKIIRRAVETDRKLSDVTRFFIDAMHADEAALGVQAPDHQPRATAFVPDMLDIIDRLEQRGLAYRAEDGDVNYAVRNFADYGKLSGKTLDQLRAGERVAVSAGKRDPLDFVLWKSAKPEEPEESRWPSVYGWGRPGWHIECSAMSRSVLGLPLDIHGGGPDLKFPHHENEIAQSEGAFGGALANTWMHCGSLMVDSEKMSKSLGNFRTIRQTVAALDVSQDRAEYEPNPREAQMLRFFIVRNHYRSLQNYSPDNLVDAQSALDRLYQTLANVAPDQVEVNWQEGPARQFADAMNDDFNTAEAVAVLFELSARAHRDHDSATSGLMLALGQTLGLFTVNPQTYIQSSSRYTRRAIEAREQAALEQEQESGPEQGLMQAGQVVEFDARKIEDLIAQRAQAKKDKDFKRADSIREELAQAGVLLEDKPGGVTQWRRG